The following proteins are encoded in a genomic region of Longimicrobiales bacterium:
- a CDS encoding biotin--[acetyl-CoA-carboxylase] ligase — MFARVSSTNDVLRAEATRDAPGGTTAIAELQTAGRGQHGRQWEGRQGQSLLMSVLLRLRVAPAPGTAPIRVGLAAAAAIEAVSDVRVQLKWPNDLVVAGRKLGGVLCEASTTGSSTCIVAGIGINVAQRERDFSSGVRATATSLWLAGRERVRRSTLAGAILERLLPQMDSIAELLDSHELESFAARDALSGQTIEIDDRPAGTAAGLAPDGELRVHSDAGIATVHTGRVRIAGARSVAHERAP, encoded by the coding sequence GTGTTCGCGCGGGTGTCCTCCACCAACGACGTGTTGCGCGCGGAAGCGACGCGTGACGCGCCGGGCGGCACCACCGCGATCGCCGAGTTGCAGACTGCCGGGCGTGGACAGCACGGGCGCCAGTGGGAGGGCCGGCAGGGGCAGTCGCTGCTCATGTCCGTGCTGCTGCGCCTCCGTGTCGCGCCCGCGCCCGGGACGGCGCCAATCCGCGTCGGGCTCGCTGCGGCGGCCGCAATCGAGGCGGTGAGCGACGTCCGCGTGCAGCTCAAGTGGCCCAACGACCTCGTGGTCGCCGGGCGCAAGCTCGGCGGCGTACTCTGTGAGGCAAGCACCACTGGCAGCAGCACGTGCATCGTCGCCGGCATCGGCATCAATGTCGCGCAGCGCGAGCGCGACTTCTCGAGCGGTGTCCGCGCAACCGCGACATCACTCTGGCTGGCGGGCCGCGAGCGCGTGCGCCGCAGCACACTCGCCGGTGCGATCCTGGAGCGCCTGCTGCCGCAGATGGACAGCATCGCTGAGTTACTCGATAGTCACGAGCTCGAGAGTTTCGCCGCGCGCGACGCACTCTCCGGACAGACGATCGAGATCGACGACAGACCGGCTGGCACCGCAGCGGGCCTGGCACCCGACGGAGAGCTGCGCGTGCATTCCGACGCAGGAATCGCTACCGTGCACACGGGACGCGTGCGCATCGCGGGCGCACGCTCTGTCGCTCACGAAAGGGCGCCATGA